A window of the Radiobacillus deserti genome harbors these coding sequences:
- a CDS encoding ABC transporter substrate-binding protein — protein sequence MKHWKKVFGIMSLLFLSIFLAACNSTDEQASSETGNSEKETTEEKQEEEEKVTLVYSSGVDTTDATEKLIEAFEASHPNIDIEYREMPADTGQQHDQYVTAFSAQSSEIDVFEGDVIWPAEFAQANYTLDLDRFIKADGINMDDYFPGTVAAGKFNGKQWAMPMFSDAGMLYYRTDIVDTPPKTWDELIKQAKSLKGEAGTQFGYLMQAAQYEGLVCNAIEFIASYGGQIINENNEVVANSPETVKAIKKMQEIVNSAFVPDNILNFMETETETAWIEGQSVFARNWPYMQASSNDPERSKVIDKIGITTLPSGDADSAATLGGWMAMINRYTEHPEAAWELVKFLSGPEGQKIRAIEGGSAPTLKALYEDADIKEASPLFANPEFQKVLAAAVPRPVSPIYPEISDILQIELSSALTGDQTAEEAAANIQTKVEAAINE from the coding sequence ATGAAACACTGGAAAAAGGTTTTTGGGATAATGAGTTTACTGTTCCTAAGTATTTTCCTAGCAGCATGTAATAGCACAGATGAACAAGCCTCAAGTGAAACGGGTAATAGTGAAAAAGAAACAACCGAAGAAAAGCAAGAGGAAGAGGAGAAAGTAACCCTCGTTTACTCATCAGGAGTAGATACAACGGATGCAACTGAAAAATTGATTGAAGCCTTTGAAGCATCCCATCCTAACATCGATATTGAGTACCGGGAAATGCCTGCAGATACAGGACAACAGCACGATCAATATGTAACAGCATTTAGTGCACAGAGTTCGGAAATCGATGTGTTTGAAGGAGATGTGATTTGGCCAGCAGAGTTTGCGCAAGCAAACTACACATTAGATTTAGATCGATTTATTAAAGCTGATGGCATAAACATGGATGACTATTTTCCTGGTACGGTAGCTGCTGGAAAATTTAATGGAAAGCAGTGGGCCATGCCTATGTTCTCTGATGCGGGAATGCTTTATTACAGAACGGACATCGTCGATACACCTCCGAAAACATGGGACGAACTAATCAAACAAGCAAAGTCTCTTAAGGGAGAGGCTGGAACTCAATTCGGATATCTTATGCAAGCAGCTCAATATGAAGGACTTGTATGTAACGCGATTGAGTTTATCGCTTCCTACGGAGGACAAATTATTAATGAAAATAACGAAGTGGTGGCAAACAGCCCAGAAACAGTAAAAGCGATTAAGAAAATGCAAGAAATCGTAAACTCTGCCTTCGTACCGGATAACATTTTAAACTTTATGGAAACAGAAACGGAAACGGCTTGGATTGAAGGTCAGTCTGTTTTTGCACGTAACTGGCCTTATATGCAAGCATCCTCCAATGACCCTGAAAGATCTAAAGTAATCGATAAAATCGGAATTACAACTCTTCCATCTGGTGATGCGGATAGTGCTGCTACGTTAGGTGGTTGGATGGCCATGATAAATCGATATACGGAACATCCAGAAGCAGCTTGGGAACTCGTAAAATTCTTATCGGGACCTGAAGGCCAAAAAATCCGTGCTATTGAAGGAGGATCAGCGCCTACGTTAAAGGCACTTTATGAAGATGCTGATATTAAAGAAGCTAGCCCTCTATTTGCCAACCCAGAATTCCAAAAAGTATTGGCAGCAGCAGTGCCAAGACCGGTTTCCCCAATTTACCCAGAGATCTCAGACATTTTGCAAATAGAACTGTCAAGTGCACTAACAGGTGATCAAACAGCAGAAGAAGCAGCAGCAAACATCCAAACCAAAGTAGAAGCAGCCATAAACGAATAA
- a CDS encoding F0F1 ATP synthase subunit epsilon, which yields MKTLTVSVVTPDGPVLEDTFEMVSCKSEIGELGILPGHIPMVAPLSISAVRLKNGDDTKKLAVNGGFLEIRPEKVTILAQSAEDPHEIDVERAKRAKERAEQRLQSKQDDIDFRRAELALKRAMNRLDIVG from the coding sequence ATGAAAACACTAACTGTGAGTGTTGTCACTCCTGATGGCCCTGTCTTGGAAGATACATTTGAAATGGTTAGTTGTAAATCGGAGATTGGGGAGCTTGGTATTTTACCAGGTCACATCCCAATGGTTGCGCCTCTTTCCATTAGTGCCGTTCGCCTGAAAAATGGCGACGATACGAAAAAACTTGCTGTAAACGGCGGATTTTTAGAAATTCGTCCGGAAAAAGTAACGATTCTTGCTCAATCTGCTGAAGATCCACATGAGATTGATGTAGAACGTGCAAAGCGAGCAAAAGAAAGAGCGGAGCAACGATTACAATCTAAACAAGATGATATAGATTTCAGACGGGCAGAACTAGCATTAAAAAGAGCAATGAACCGTCTAGATATTGTCGGATAA
- the atpD gene encoding F0F1 ATP synthase subunit beta has product MSKGYVTQIMGPVVDVKFEDGHLPEIYNALTVLSSDGSESSLTLEVALHLGDDSVRTIAMSSTEGIQRGAEVKDQGSPISVPVGDVTLGRVFNVLGDNIDLDEKIDASVRRDPIHRQSPKFEDLATETEILETGIKVVDLLAPYIKGGKIGLFGGAGVGKTVLIQELINNIAQEHGGISVFAGVGERTREGNDLYFEMKDSGVIAKTAMVFGQMNEPPGARMRVALTGLTMAEYFRDEQGQDVLLFIDNIFRFTQAGSEVSALLGRMPSAVGYQPTLATEMGQLQERITSTKKGSVTSIQAIYVPADDYTDPAPATTFAHLDATTNLDRKLSEQGIYPAVDPLASTSRALDPEIVGEEHYNVAREVQQTLQRYKELQDIIAILGMDELSDEDKLTVARARRIQFFLSQNFHVAEQFTGQPGSYVPVQETVKGFREILDGKHDDLPEDAFRLVGRIEEVVEAAKQMNY; this is encoded by the coding sequence ATGAGCAAAGGATACGTTACACAAATAATGGGACCAGTTGTCGACGTTAAATTTGAAGACGGACATCTTCCTGAAATTTATAACGCTTTAACGGTTCTTTCCAGTGATGGTAGTGAAAGCAGCCTAACGCTTGAGGTTGCCTTACACCTTGGCGATGACAGTGTACGTACAATCGCGATGTCATCTACGGAAGGAATTCAACGTGGTGCAGAAGTGAAGGACCAAGGTTCCCCGATCTCTGTTCCAGTTGGAGACGTAACGTTAGGTCGTGTATTCAACGTATTAGGGGATAACATTGACCTTGATGAGAAGATTGATGCTAGTGTGAGAAGAGACCCAATTCACCGTCAATCTCCAAAGTTTGAAGATTTAGCTACAGAAACTGAAATTTTAGAAACAGGTATTAAAGTAGTAGACTTACTTGCTCCGTATATTAAGGGTGGTAAGATCGGACTATTTGGTGGTGCGGGTGTAGGTAAAACCGTATTAATTCAAGAGCTTATTAACAACATCGCCCAAGAGCACGGTGGTATTTCCGTGTTCGCTGGGGTAGGGGAACGTACTCGTGAAGGAAACGACCTCTACTTTGAAATGAAAGACTCTGGCGTTATCGCAAAAACAGCGATGGTATTCGGTCAAATGAACGAGCCACCTGGAGCACGTATGCGTGTAGCACTAACTGGTCTTACAATGGCGGAATATTTCCGTGATGAGCAAGGACAAGACGTGTTACTATTTATCGATAACATTTTCCGTTTCACACAAGCAGGTTCTGAGGTATCCGCCCTTCTTGGACGTATGCCATCTGCCGTTGGTTACCAACCAACACTTGCTACAGAAATGGGTCAGCTTCAAGAGCGTATTACGTCAACGAAAAAAGGTTCTGTTACATCCATCCAAGCGATTTATGTACCTGCCGATGACTATACGGATCCAGCACCAGCTACTACCTTCGCTCACTTAGATGCGACTACAAACCTAGACCGTAAGCTTTCTGAGCAAGGTATTTATCCTGCCGTAGATCCATTAGCTTCTACGTCTCGTGCTCTTGATCCAGAAATCGTTGGGGAAGAACACTACAACGTAGCTCGTGAAGTGCAACAAACACTTCAACGTTACAAAGAGCTACAAGATATTATTGCAATCTTAGGTATGGACGAGCTTTCTGATGAGGATAAATTAACAGTTGCTCGTGCACGTCGTATTCAATTCTTCCTATCTCAGAACTTCCACGTAGCAGAGCAGTTTACTGGTCAACCTGGTTCTTATGTGCCGGTTCAAGAAACTGTAAAAGGCTTCCGTGAAATTCTAGATGGTAAGCATGATGATCTTCCAGAGGATGCATTCCGTTTAGTTGGACGTATCGAGGAAGTAGTCGAAGCAGCAAAACAAATGAACTATTAA